A stretch of DNA from Lycium ferocissimum isolate CSIRO_LF1 chromosome 4, AGI_CSIRO_Lferr_CH_V1, whole genome shotgun sequence:
AAAAGGCGAACAAAAAGTACTTCCTCGTCCcatttaattatattactaaaaataattttaaatcctaaattacaaaaataagatagaattaattaaatttttttcatcCTACCCTTAATATtaagtgttcttgaaaataatcaATAGTGTTAGAGTGCATCTATTAGAGAGAGATAAGGGTAAGCTagtaaagatattttttttttaatgatttcttaaggggcgtgtaaaagggaaagtggacaagtaatataggaCGGAGCGAGTATAAGAACGTACCCGTTCGATGTTAATATTAATCACACAATTTTATTATGACCAAGTCATAAATTATTGTTAGAATGTGCATTACATTACAACAGTCTTAACATGTTGCCATGTGCGGCTATGCATTAATATACAATTACTTTAACTCAATATTTCCTCATATCATTTATGGCATTCACCTAAGTAAAATTTATGAAATTCTAATGTCTCTCTCTCTTTGACATTTCAGTTCATTTTCACATTTACACCCAACAATGCAAGATAGATATTTTTTTGTACATGCATTTATTATTTGACTATGGTTAGAAGATATGTATTCttgatttaattttatttattaaatgtCAAAGAATTCAATGACATAAtagaaatataaaatatttattttttactctatttatgcctttttttttttctttgacacCTATACCTATGATTtcttattcaaattttatgtagttCAGAACAAGAACATAACCAAATCCACGCCTAAAGCCTCCTCCTTTCACTCATAAAGCAacaattttttgaagaaaatgctctatttttttaatttacacattatgacttaaaaatattcctactttttaagaaaaatgtaaaatttacccgtttggccattacaatttttcattttttttttccgaaaaattatttcactttatttggaaatcaacgtttgattatgaaaatttcaaatttgaaaaacacctaacACCTTgttatcacttttttttttctttttcactttcatATACTATTTGAGATtaccaaatatatttttaaaaatgatgtATAACCAAAAAACTTCATACATTGAAAATATAAGaggtttaaaaaaatttcaaatcaaatgaaaaaatttggttttcacgggcaaacgcctacttagtgtACTTAGAAGTGGAATTCGTGGACAGATCTAGTGTTCATGTATTTTAAGAGGCACGAAATATTATTACCTTTTGTTTCCTTCTTAAAGAGATCGTCTTTTCCTTTAGTACTTTTAAATTAGTACTAGTAGAATATTATTTATTCTACATTACATGACAATAGTCTAACATGCTACTATGTTACCGGATAAAAAAGAGTTCACAAATCCTAAATCAATTGTCATGAGTCATCACTTCACCATAATGTGCGGATATGCATTATTATGCAGTAAGTACTTTAACTCCATATTTCTTCACATTATTTATGGCATTTGCCTAATTAAgtgaaaaatgtgaaaatcTATTGTCTTATTGCTACCTAAGAAATAAGAATGTGCGaccataataattaaaaataattatacaacattccattttcatcTCCTTCGCCCCCCGCACCTCCCCCCCTTTTCGGATTCGAATCGccgaaaatttttcagaaagcctttccccccccccccaccattATTAAATCTTATGTGGTACGAATTCATATTAATCGGCCAGTGAGTTGAAAATACTGAAtggctattttaaaaaaaaaaagaataacagAATCAAACCCATGTCTAAAGCCTCCGCCTCCTACTCAAGAAGAAACAAAATACATGAAGATAAGTGCTCTATTTTGCAAAACTAGAAAAATACACGAGTTAGCTGTGttaatatagaaaaatattttaatgatgaaaattgaaaattaacaTATTTGTAAGAGTTTTTCTACTCGAATAAATAAATTACTCCGAATaccaaaattagaaaaatacaTGGAGTATTTTTATCACGATTTTAaattctataccaaataaaaaaccatcatataaattaaaatggaggaaGTATCTGATTAGCTGGTACCAAAAGAATATAGGAAACCTGAAATGGAAATGAGATATATGCTCATGGTATAGTTTCAAATCAGAAGACAAAATGTCAATCAAGCATCAATCAGGACACATGACTGTCGCTAAGAAGGAAAGTTAATTATCTGCTGGGGAATTAAAATTAATGAAGATCAGATCAAGCACATAGCTTCCGAAATTATTCATAGATAAGAAAAATTTATTCTTAGGTGAAAAGACGAAGAGGGGTGAGGATGACCGACGGCCTGGGTTGTTCagtttttagtgttttttttttttaattttatttatgccATCACCGTGTTTGAAATCAgctgtccaaaaaaaaaaaattattgttgaAGAACTTCAAATGGGCTCAAGGAGAGtgcattttaaaattttttgcaCACGTGACCTTCAATTAGAGGTCCACATCCATTTTAACCCAAACCCAAATCCCCATTTTAACACAAACACAAACCCAAATCCTGAACTCCTATTTttgtgaagagagagagaaaatcaaAGTTATGCCAGATCTCGTTATTGGTGAGCTAGTGAAATAACCAAATTGTCACTTCAATGATCACTTCTTAATAATCAGTCATgtgcatatattttttttcaatttattgcTGCTTTTTGTTTATAGCTGCACAAGAAACCTCTTAAGTATACAATTATCTTTATATGGTCATAGATAGAAGAAGTGTTTAATTGAATACAAGAAGAATGATGGAAATCGCAAGCTTAGGTTGGTTGCAGTTTCTCTGTCACTAAACACCTTCATTCAATGAAGTAAAAATTATACTTCAATATAGCACAaattcattaaatttaaaaaatgaattaaaagatTATTCGTGAGCTTTTAAAGCCAACACTCCAAAACATTGGTGGCAAGTGTGTCAAAATCAATGGAAGTATACCAAACTCAGGATTACACGAactatatatttatgcatatacCGAAAATGAAGGGTTCAATTAGAGATATACATCACACATTTTGAACACCATAAGTGATCCGCCTTTGATTCACCTTCATTCATTCCCTCACTAGGTTTTGGAAATATCAAATtcaacaatttttcatgaaaataaaggtTTGAGGCCGAATATATAATTGAGATTAGATTTGCATAGTCCTTTATAATTGAGATTAAATCAGCTTGTATAGTAGCTAAATATACACTAACTTCTCCAGTTATAACACTAAATTAGCATGGTGCTAAAGCAATAATATACTCAGAAAAACAGGGAATAAGCTTTTGCCCATATACTTTTTTAGAGGTTCAAGTCTCAAACCCTCAGCTGGAAACTTCTAATATCTCGTGCCTAAatttcattcaattccacaaaATCAATATTTTGGTCTTACTCTAACATTGGATTGACTTAAAGTTCTATAGGGGTTTAAGTTTTTGGAAAATGAGTGAAACGGTTGCATCTCTTGCTTTCGACTCGAACTATATATACGTGACACATTTAGTTGTATATAGTTAAAAAACCTAAGAGTTGTCGTTGTGTGACTAGAAGGTCCCAGACATGATTCTGAAAAAATCGACATTGACCTCCAATATTTTTTCGACTTCAATTTAGATTTGTTGAGAGATGTATGACCTCGGCAAAAGGGGGGTTTTCTCTCCTCAAACTCAAAGGAGGTTGTTGGATGCTTTCTACCGTTGTCTTATATGATCTCATGTTTAATATGGAAAGGGGACAGCAGAGGCAGGGTTAGCTACTTCATTTGAGCAAGGCGCCAGACAtgctctctctctttcttttttttgcacAGGTTCAAGCTGTGGAAATAACCTCTAGCAGAAATGCAAGGTCAGTCTGCTATAGTAAACCCAATGTGATGCAACCTTTCCAGATATCTCACGGATAGCGGAAGCTTAATGCATCGAATTGCCCTTTGATttgtatataaataaataaataaattcacgCTCATACTATAAACTTAGTAGTAGGGATCGGTCCTTCCCCGGACTGCCCTTTGTTTTATATggtataatttaaaaaaaaaaaaaacttactctGGATCAAACTTGAAATCTTTAACACATATCTgtcaagaggaaaaaaaaatatgcaaaaCGTGCTATTGATTGGAAGCTTAATTTAAAAAACAGGAATATTTTTACATGCTTTTGAAAGATGATCAAGAAAGAAACTTAATTTCTATACAAAACTTTGTGAATGTATCGAATTAAAGCAAAAGTCACAGCAGCAAGTCCTTCAGAGTAGTTCTCTCAACAGCATTTTCCTAAAAAATGGTGCAAAAGAGAGTGAAAAATATTGCATCAGGACAATGGATGAAAAGTCTAAGACAGCGGAGATATACAAATACAATTACAATATTTTAGTATCTATTTTAAAGAGAACGACATCTTCcgataaactttttttttttttttcattttacccttaaataTCATGTTCTTATAGTTATAGAATGTCATCACACGTTTTAAACTACAGACTCTTAAAGCACTTTCGGTATAATTGTCAAAAGTATATACCCTCCATTCCTTTTTAAGTCGCTTTTAGCCTTTTAAATTTGTCTCAATATTAGTGATTTTTTAAAGTCaactaatatatattttttttcaattccaaattaattataataaataacaAATTTCTATAAATCTTATACATCTATATTTTTCTATGCATATACTAAAGGATGTTTTAGTAAAAATAACCCCTGGCTACCTTAACTAATACTATTAAATGATCTTCTTAATGAATGTGTCAAACCCTTAAAAATCAGTAAAAGGTTCTTCATTCTCTCTCCATTGATATATAAAATTTCCACCAAAAATGATATTACAAGAGAAAGTCAAATAATAAACCAACTATCtgtaaaattaaatatatacattgACATTATAAATCTTATACATCCATCCTTCTATCAAGGATAATTTATTCTTAGAATTACTAGTAAATAATTAGTATTAGTTACAAACAATAGGCTGTTAATTAGTTAAACATTATATAAACTTTTCACTAGCTAATTACAAAAGAAACTTTTGACAAACACCccatatatgtaaatatattctTACACTATCAATATAGTTTATAATCTGTAATAACATAGAATTAGTTAAGTCAACTACAGTAATACTTATCAAAAAGATGTACGGTAAATATAATTTAACTGACCTGGTCAATGCTGAATGGATCATTGTCAACATGATGAACTGGCCTGCCTCTCTCATCATACAAAATAAGCCCACTGAATCTCGGCAACTCACACTTTTCACCCATAAGTATAGGCCTTTGCCACACGGGTGAGTCCGAGTTGTGGCTCTGCCACCTGGCGGAATCGCCCTTAAGTTGACTTGCAGCAACAAGTAACGGAGAAACTCTCTCCGTATGACTCTTGCTCCTTTTCTCCTCCCACTTGCTCGGCCCGCTCCATCGTACCGTACTCGTCAGCATTTTCTTCACACAATTACTATTCAAACTCAAAAACTTTGGCTCAGACCATTCTATATCGCGGGCCGGGCCCACTAGCCCCTTTCTCCTAGTTGTTGCTCTTCTTTTGATAAAAGCAACAACTATGCAAATTCCAATTACCAACGTACAAATGCAAACGAAAAATGCAACTGATTCTTGAGTTGAGAGTTTCCATTTGTCTTCCAAGTTCCATAGAGCTGCTTCCATTCTTTTGGTTCAAGAATGTGCACAATTATTTTTGATGAAATGGTAAAGAGAAGAGGATAATGAGTTGATGAATGTATTTGGAAAAAATAGAGGTTGCTTTGTATAATTGGACTAAGCTTTTTCTGAAGTTCACCGACACTTAATTCTATTTTCGTGCTAACATTTACTCACCGTTTTGGTTTTGGAAGGAATAAAAGCCCTTCACGAGATACATGTAGTAGGAATTAAGGAATGCTCTTGCCAACATACTTTGCTcaaacaaacacacacacaaaaaacaGGAAAGAAGTGTAAGTTTTATCCATTTATGTTGTTATAAAGACAGTTTACATGATAAGTCACTTAAATATCAAGTATTCTAGGAAGTGTGTTTCAGGGTGTgttgggtgtgtttggtgtggaggaaaatatttttcagtatacgttttccaatttttcatatttgatcggttaaaatattttgaaaaatactttttcaaGCAAAACAAGTTCTATAAAAGTCaaaagaaaatgacttcccaGTGAAACTAGGTAAAACAAGTCCAATAAATAATATTCCATGCTTATTGTCTCCCCTGCACCCCAACACTCCCTCCACGCCCTACCCCACTCTCCTCGCACCCGACCCCCTCACGTAGCCGGTAGCACCTACTCACCCACCCCTCACCCctcccccaacccccccccccccccccacacacacatctCCACATAAATGATCTTGGgacaatattttttgtttacgTATCAAATActagaaaataagaaagaaaatcttgcttaggaaaacattttccatcataccaaacgcACCCTTAGGTTATCATTGTGATTTAAAATGTTACAACATGTTAATTAGGACCTTTTCGAGTTACTGTTCAATGCTATTACATATTACATAGAGTTAATCAACATGCAATTACATTTTAAGTAAACTTAATTATATAGGAACTATTTTTCTTACCCCGTCAGTTAATGGAACTTGAAGACTATTTACAATAACACAATTTTTAATATGTCTAAGTAAGTTCACTTACAATTTAAAGATCCTCAAGTATGTTTTCAGTGATTGAATTTCATGAATAATTTATTCCCAATATTTTATATGAGTGGCAAATCGAACTTCGAGCTTGCACAGATCTTTAAGCTGAAAAACTGGACAACCCATGACTAGTATGGTCTTGAATAAAAGTCTTTAATTTCTGGGACTTGAAACATTGATAGATGCACTACTTTGCACTACTTACACTCCACTCCATTTGTTATTTTAATGCCAAAAAATCAAAGATGCAAGACTGCTGCTCGCTATTAATTATGATCCATGTAATTCTATTAATTATGATCCATGCAAATTACATCTGGTACACTTTATTTTGATTTAGTTCTATGATAACTTCACAAAGATGAAATGTTACCCTTCTGTACTTAAAACATTTAAAATGATATTAATATCTCTTTTAgaatttttattcattcatgTCCATAGGCCTTTATCCTTAATTGAAGTCCACCGTGAAATCGGTGGATTTCACATGTCCAAATTTACCTCTCAATtttttcttatggttgaaaatTAACCTCAGGTTAGGGCTCTGACAGTCAaggacaaaatcaaaaaaattcctTATTGGCAGGATAAGATTAGACCAAAACTGTAtccctcctaccaaacgacccctaacgGAGCACGAAATTGCTTAATTTCGGATAATATAGGAGCAAATTTGACcccttttccctattttgtTTAAGGATCCAATCTCACTGTGTGATTTTGTGATAATGCAGGATCCTGGTACTCCACCAACCAAG
This window harbors:
- the LOC132054770 gene encoding uncharacterized protein LOC132054770, producing the protein MEAALWNLEDKWKLSTQESVAFFVCICTLVIGICIVVAFIKRRATTRRKGLVGPARDIEWSEPKFLSLNSNCVKKMLTSTVRWSGPSKWEEKRSKSHTERVSPLLVAASQLKGDSARWQSHNSDSPVWQRPILMGEKCELPRFSGLILYDERGRPVHHVDNDPFSIDQVS